Genomic segment of Candoia aspera isolate rCanAsp1 chromosome 2, rCanAsp1.hap2, whole genome shotgun sequence:
AGTATGCAGAGGTGAAAATCTGCTGTTTGAGCTCTTGAAAGCTgagaatttctttttcaaaagggCTTTAGCAATCaccttaaaattatttattagttTGATTTATATTCCTCTTTTGTACGCATAGGGCACTCACAGAAGATGTAATGGATTTTTGCAGAAAGAGTATCCCCATCCAGTAAAATAGCTAGCTATTGATTATCTGCCCTTCTACGTAATCTCATATAAGATTTGATTTGGAACTAGCTTAATAGGTGGCCATTTTGATATAGGAGGAAACACTATGTTACAGATCCCCAAGCCATCtgaagcagaaaggaaaaattagGAGCTCTCCAGATAACTGCTGAAGTCAGTGCCCATCATCCCTGTTCATAGGCCATTCTGGTTGCTGCAGATGGCAATTGTAGTCAAGTTGGAAAAAGTTCTTAAAGTGAGCTCAAAAATAGTTAGCTGATGAGGTCATTGTAAGATTGGACTCAATTTAATAACTATTGTACATATAGTTCTTATAATGATTAGCAAAATTAAAGTAACTAAATTATTTGAATTCATTAAGTTTAAACTATATAATTAATTAAGCAAAGCTTCAAAGCAATTCCCTaagatttctttatttattttgactgCCTGTCAGATTTTCATGATGTTTGCAGAAAGTCAGCTGGATCTAGATCAGCAAGAAGCACTGGAGGAAATAGACCTTTATTGATCCTCGGCTTCTCTTTTGTGCATAAGTAATCCTTTGAATTTCTTTTCCTGCCAGGAAAAGAGATGGAGGAACAGGACTCGCCAGGATCCCAGGCAGGAAAGAGAGTGCCAGCAAGGGGAAGCGTTCAGACTGAGATAATGGGGGAACGTCTGAAGGGCTTCACTATGTCTCTGATTAAGCAAGAGCCAGAAGAAGGGCTGGAGCAGTTATGTGAGGTCCACAGAGAAGAAGCTCTGAAGGCTCCCTATTTAGATGGGAGAAACTTTCAATATTCTCAATCCCCACTGGAGGAGAACACTAGACCACCTTTCAGCAGGAAGGCTCATCCCCATCAATGGTGCTTCAGAGGAAAAGCTGCAGCCCGAACCCCAACAGACCTGGGCCACAAGGAAGCCCCCAGATTCTCCAAAGGCCTGGATCCCCCAGAGGGAGTGAAGGaagaggtggtggaggagggcaGGCCCAAGGTGGAGCTGCGATGCCAACGCTTCCGGCAGTTTTGCTACGGGGAAGCCGAGGGGCCCCAGGAAGCGTTTGGTCAACTCTGGGAACTCTGCCGCCAGTGGCTGAAGCCAGAGCGTCACTCAAAGGAGCAGATCCTGGAGctggtgatcctggagcagttcctgatgATCCTGCCGCTGGAAATGCAGCGCTGGGTGCAGAAACAGAGTCCGGAGACGGGCAGCCAGGCGGTGGCTCTGGCCGAGGAGTTTCTTTGGAGGCCTCAAGGTGATGAGCAGAAGGTGAGCCTGGCTCCTTTTTGTGTTCCACACCCTTGTGGAATCTGAGAGGTGGAAGGCGCTGTGGAGGGGCTTTCCAACTAACCCACCATGGGAGTGTTTCTAATGACGCATAAGCAGCCTAAAATCAGGAGGGGTCTGGTGGTCCTTGTCCGTCTAGAACATTTCAtcaaaagacataagctttcttGAGCTGCGGCTCATAATCAGATGCACGGCATGGCTAggtttaaattggggtgagacgggggagggagagaaagatagGTTGGTGGTGCAGACCCGGGTTACACGGGAAACAGGCTAGACGTACCTTATCAAATAGCAGGTGTAACGTGTTACAATCCCAACGTTTGTGTGGAGACCTTCTGAGATGGCTTGGAACCTTTTGATGGAcatatgtgagttcagcaaaCTCTCACTCAGGGGTGCTGTTAAAAAGAGGTCTTAACCCATATGAACAATCGGTTTCCAACGCATTACAATTGTTAAGATGCTTGTAATCTGTCTCCTGTGTATCCTGCATCTGCATCACCAGCCTATCTTCCTCAGCTTCCCCTCcctcattttaaatttaaattttcaaTTTAAATCCAACATCAGTCCAGCCACTCTGTgcctctgatgaagtgagctgcagttcacaaaagcttctgccttttaatttatttgctgcATTTATATCTGCCCTCAGTACTAAATTCTATGGAAGCATGACATTTCCTTCTGCCCAGTTAAGAAACTGGAATGGCTAAACTGGATGTTGTGACTGGCATTCTTCTCAGATTTGGGGCTGGTCTTCTCCATCATTGCCAGTTTAAGAGCTTAAAATTGAAAAATTTCAAATGTGTCCCGTAGAGCTGAGCTATGGCTTCCCTTGTAACTTTACAAACCACTAAAGCAGCGTGGGGTTGTGCCACATCATTGCTCTGTGGACCCCAATGGTTTTgtagccttttaaaattattttgccagAGTCAGAGAAGTGCTGAAATGGATCCCCAGTGGATCCTGGTTTGTGTGCTAGTTGTTGGCTGGTATTGAAAAGCTGCATCCCAATCATATCCTGAGATATCTTCATCTTTCAGATCCAGGAGGATCTGGTTGACTTGCCTGATGATTCTCCTGATTCTGAACTGGATCCGGCGGACATTGTGAAAGTCGAGGTCCCCATGGATGGTGACAGTGAGTAGACCAAAATGCTTTGAAAAAACCTGGGGATGAATTCCTTTCAGCATGAGAAGGACTTGGCTGAGCAAACTGAAAGCTGGTCCCGAATGTAGCACTGAGGGGTACTTTAAGGTGCCTGTGACACTCTCGTGGTTCTTCTAGGCTCTGCGCCCCCTGAttttattccctttttaaaaagattgcttCAGTTAAATTAGTTGGGAAGTTAGCaagcttctgtttctttttccaagGATGCTTCCGGAGAAATAAAAATGGCGGACAGCTGTAACTCAGTGGTGGCTTTGAAAATAGATAGGGAGCAGCCCCATCAATTTGCTAATTGTAATTTGGTCAGGGCCTTTTAAGGAGTGGCTGTGCCCCCCATGGCAGCTTTGGGAAGAGCTGAGCTCAGCAGGCCATCCATTGGTGAGAGAGCCCATCAGCTGCTCTCGGAATTCCAAACGTGACCATCAGCCGCAGAAGAATGGGACCTCCCAGAGCAGAAATGTTTTTTCTCACCATGATCCTTCACATCCTTCTGGGTAAGCCACCAGCTGGGCATGACAAGAATTGTTTCCTCCCTGTGATGCCTCCGGAAAATGCTATCCATTGCCAATGGCCTTTTTTCTGGGGgtaatacagctagtcctcacttatcaactgtcttgtttagcaaccatttgaagttacaacaatgtacggaaaaaaaagttttgcaaccaatcctcacatttatgactgtcgcagagtcccatgatcacatgatcatttGCGTGCTTCCCAACtagcttgtgacaagcagagttaatggagaagacagaaataaaatcgtaagttgcagtcacatgatgtctctcTCAATGACAGTGGTGATTTGCTTGACAACCAAAGGGGAATTGAGGTCGTAAACctgtcacggtcatgtgattttccacttagcgactGCAGCTCTTAGCAAGAGttgccaggcccaattgtggtcactaagcgaggataCCTGTTCATTCAATATCTCCCTCCAGCCTTATTCTTCCTGCAATTGAAGGGGATGAGACCAATGTAGAGCAGGGAGCCTCTTCTGCTATGGGGCCACGCTTTGGATCGCCCTCCTATTAGAGAGagctgtagtggtgaaggtgctggactaggagtggggacaCCCAGGTTCCAGTCCCTCCGCAGCCATGGAAGGTCCCTGGGTGTCAGCCCGCTTGGTAGACCGGAAcaatctcagcaggtggcagcagttgGGTGCCCTTGTtgggctgggaagctaagcagaggGGTGAACAAATGCCCTGAGGAAGGAAATGACAAGTAGTTTCTCTGTTGCTGTCAAGAAACCTGTAGCGAcgtatccatgaaatcaccaggcatTGAGTGTCACTCCAGAGAGACTTGAGCTGACTTCTAGTGCAATATAATTGATGTCCTTCCAACTTCCTTGTTCTTCTAGGAGGCCCCGACCATCAACAGTACTTCCTCAGAGAAGCAGCGGACCTGCCCCAGGGAACGTAcggcagtgggaggaagaagatgagttTCGATTCCCCGCCAAGGAGCCAGAAAGTCCCGCTGAAGGAAAATGCGCACAAATGCCAATACTGTGGGAAGCTCTCCGACTGCCGCGCCCACCTGATTATCCACGAGCGAactcacacgggggagaaaccccACAAGTGCTCAgcttgtggaaaaagcttcaccCGGAAGGAATCTCTGATTATCCACGAGAGgttccacacgggggagaagccgtacaAATGCTCGGTGTGCGGCAAAACCTTCAGTGATAAGATTGGGCGGCTCATCCACGAGAGAACTCACACCGGGGAGAAGCCATACAAATGCTCAGAGTGCGGGAAGAGCTTTGGGACGCGCTGCAACCTCCTGAGGCACCGCAGGGTCCACACGGGCGAGAAGCCGTATCGCTGCTGCGACTGCGGCCAGAGTTTCCGGTACAGACCGCAGTTAGTGATTCACGAGGGGACGCACAAGGGGGAAAAGCCTTATAAATGCGCCGACTGTGGAGAAACTTTCAGCCAGACGCGGCATCTGGTGATCCACAAGTGGACTCACACCGGGGAGAGGCCTCACGAATGCGCCGTCTGCGGCAAGAGTTTCAATCAAAAGTCGGACCTTATTACTCACACCAGGacccacactggggagaagccgTACGTCTGCTCCGATTGCGGGAAGAGCTTCATCTCTAGTTGCCAGCTGAGGAAGCACGAGAGAACTCACACCGGAGAGAAACCGTACCAGTGCGCGGAGTGTGGGAAGTGCTTCACTTACAGTTCTCACCTCACCACGCACAAGCGGACCCACACGGGTGAGAAGCCGTACCGGTGTCCGGACTGTGGGAAGCGCTTCATTTCTAGTTCTCACTTCACCGCCCACAAAAGGACACATACTGGCGAGAAGCCCTACCAGTGTACCTCCTGTGGGAACAGTTTCATTCAGCGATCGCAGCTTGCCAAACACGAGAGgtcccacacaggagagaaaccctacgtCTGTTCCGAGTGTGGGCAAAGTTTCCGGTGGAGCCAAGGGCTCAAGAAGCACATGCGGACTCACACTGGCGAGAAGCCATACAAGTGCCCCAAGTGTGAGAAAATGTTTTCCAGTTCCTCTAATCTGTCTAGGCACCAGAAAATCCATGCAAGGGAGAAGCCATAACGGGCACTTTAGGCAAAAGACAGTAGTAGGACCACACTTGGGATAGTGGCGTGGAGTGGCGTAGGTCAAGAAAGAACACAGAAAGAAGGGAACAGTCGTGTCTGTAAAGATCTGTAAAGATCTGGTTTGCTGGGAATGACCTTGTTTCTACCCACTTGGCTTCACCTGCGAGTGGGAGAAGCTAAACCAGCAgtatctctcccccccaccccagagccTGCAATGAATTGaggttactgttgttgtttattcgtttagtcgtttccgactcttcgtgacttcatggaccagcccacgccagagcttcctgtcggtcgtcaacacccccagctcccccagggacaagtccgtcacctctagaatatactAGACCTCATGAAACTCTTATGCTGAGATATCAAAGAATCTGCATAAATGCTGCAGACCGGTGAGATCTTGTGCAAGGTGAAGGCATTTTAAAGTGGCTAAAATGATTTTATTGGGGAGATAGCAAGGGCCATTTGGGAAGAGAGCTGGACGTCTGCAGGCAGAGGCGGCTGAACCTTACGCTACATAACCCGTGCAAATTCATTCTGGGCTTCATTAACCATGATGTTTAAACTTTCCTCAAGTCAAGGTTGGAAAACGGAGCTTCCAACTCTGGTCTGGAGGAAACGGTGCAGAGTTGCtagtttattttgttgtttattcgtctagtTTATACACCACCCTAAACAGACCAGAGAAAGAACTTCCATGGTGTGGTTTGTGAATATCTCTGAACTATAaagtttttcttcaaaaattGGCTCAGTACAGACTGAGCTACTATTGTTTGCCCAACCAAGCATGATTAGAAATAAACCCCAGTGTAATGTTATGTATGAATGCAGGATGTTTAGCTGTTTTTGGTGGCAAGAGGAGTCaaatgggaggggaagagagagttCATTCCTGGAGAGCCAGAAGTCTTCAGAAGGACACAGTGTGCAAATGTGGCCTGTAAATTTGCTCATTGATTTAAAAGTTCATCTGTAATAATTGCAAGGAACCAGACTGGGCCACAACACTGTTGT
This window contains:
- the LOC134492082 gene encoding zinc finger protein 883-like; this encodes MEEQDSPGSQAGKRVPARGSVQTEIMGERLKGFTMSLIKQEPEEGLEQLCEVHREEALKAPYLDGRNFQYSQSPLEENTRPPFSRKAHPHQWCFRGKAAARTPTDLGHKEAPRFSKGLDPPEGVKEEVVEEGRPKVELRCQRFRQFCYGEAEGPQEAFGQLWELCRQWLKPERHSKEQILELVILEQFLMILPLEMQRWVQKQSPETGSQAVALAEEFLWRPQGDEQKIQEDLVDLPDDSPDSELDPADIVKVEVPMDGDRGPDHQQYFLREAADLPQGTYGSGRKKMSFDSPPRSQKVPLKENAHKCQYCGKLSDCRAHLIIHERTHTGEKPHKCSACGKSFTRKESLIIHERFHTGEKPYKCSVCGKTFSDKIGRLIHERTHTGEKPYKCSECGKSFGTRCNLLRHRRVHTGEKPYRCCDCGQSFRYRPQLVIHEGTHKGEKPYKCADCGETFSQTRHLVIHKWTHTGERPHECAVCGKSFNQKSDLITHTRTHTGEKPYVCSDCGKSFISSCQLRKHERTHTGEKPYQCAECGKCFTYSSHLTTHKRTHTGEKPYRCPDCGKRFISSSHFTAHKRTHTGEKPYQCTSCGNSFIQRSQLAKHERSHTGEKPYVCSECGQSFRWSQGLKKHMRTHTGEKPYKCPKCEKMFSSSSNLSRHQKIHAREKP